Proteins co-encoded in one Bemisia tabaci chromosome 9, PGI_BMITA_v3 genomic window:
- the LOC109038203 gene encoding uncharacterized protein, which yields MTNYGSTNAAPNPAASTISIATTTTASAISIASTTTPLSGGEKPSFRRHMTTCVTKRHGDLVLLICYIITGLLDSFATAVWGSFVSMQTGNTVYVGLGIVDPGASTRWIKSASSIASFCVGSFWFSRLHRVFTPTKRWVLVFSFTVQLSMIVAAALIVLLAPPVKPGELHWQVLVPLSLVAFQSSGQAVASRALEYSGLTSVVLTSSYCDLFSDRNLFAGLGSNVERNRRTAAPILLLTGVVIGGFWSRTPFGIAAALWTAAALKFGIVVAWFFWRTDSRSNG from the exons ATGACCAACTACGGGTCAACCAACGCCGCGCCCAACCCGGCCGCCTCCACGATCTCCATCGCCACGACGACGACCGCCTCTGCGATCTCCATCGCCTCGACGACGACCCCTCTCTCCGGCGGCGAGAAGCCCTCCTTCCGGCGTCACATGACGACCTGCGTCACGAAGCGGCACGGGGACTTGGTCCTCCTCATCTGCTACATCATCACCGGTCTCCTGGACTCCTTCGCGACCGCCGTCTGGGGCTCCTTCGTCTCCATGCAGACCGGGAACACGGTCTACGTGGGCCTCGGGATCGTCGACCCGGGGGCCTCCACGCGGTGGATCAAGTCCGCCTCCAGCATAGCGTCCTTCTGCGTCGGGTCCTTCTGGTTCAGCCGCCTCCACAGGGTCTTCACGCCGACCAAGCGCTGGGTCCTGGTTTTCAGCTTCACCGTCCAGCTTTCTATGATTGTGGCGGCTGCGCTCATTGTGCTGCTGGCGCCGCCTGTCAAGCCCGGAGAACTACATTGGCAG GTCCTGGTTCCTCTCTCCCTGGTGGCGTTCCAGTCGAGCGGTCAAGCAGTGGCGAGCCGGGCGCTCGAGTACTCCGGCCTGACGAGCGTGGTGCTGACGAGCAGCTACTGCGACCTCTTCTCCGACCGGAACCTCTTCGCCGGGCTCGGGAGCAACGTGGAGCGGAACCGCCGGACGGCCGCCCCCATCCTCCTCCTCACCGGCGTCGTCATCGGCGGATTCTGGTCCAGGACCCCCTTCGGCATCGCCGCCGCCCTCTGGACCGCCGCCGCCCTCAAGTTCGGCATCGTCGTCGCGTGGTTCTTCTGGAGGACCGACTCCAG GTCTAATGGATGA